The Planktothrix tepida PCC 9214 genome window below encodes:
- the grrM gene encoding cyclophane-forming radical SAM/SPASM peptide maturase GrrM/OscB, which yields MISDFNITDFGPINLVVLQTTSFCNLDCDYCYLPNREQKNQLSLDLIEPIFKTILTSPFVQHDFSVCWHAGEPLAVPISFYEAAFELIAEANQKYNSKSYKIWQSIQTNATLINQKWCDLFKKHDVLVGVSLDGPDFIHDAHRKTRKGTGSHESTMRGISLLQKNDIPVYIIAVLTEQSLDYPDEIFNFFIENNLTDVGFNLEETEGVHQSSSLANRELENRYKAFIKRIWDLTAENQGQFKIREFENLGSVIYNDCRLDKTDMNSPFVIVSVDYQGNFSTFDPELLSVKTKDYGDFILGHVLTDSLESVCETEKFHKIYHDMKAGVEKCRQTCQYFGVCGGGAGSNKYWENGTFTSTETHACRYRTQIITDVILEELEKIYHIAGNREQGTGNRE from the coding sequence ATGATTTCCGATTTTAATATTACTGATTTTGGGCCGATTAATTTAGTTGTTCTACAAACAACATCCTTTTGTAATTTAGATTGTGATTATTGTTATTTACCTAATCGAGAACAAAAAAATCAATTATCTTTAGATTTAATTGAGCCGATTTTTAAAACAATTCTAACGAGTCCATTTGTACAGCATGATTTTAGCGTCTGTTGGCACGCGGGAGAACCTCTCGCTGTTCCGATTTCTTTTTATGAAGCAGCTTTTGAATTAATTGCAGAAGCGAATCAAAAGTATAATTCTAAATCCTATAAAATTTGGCAATCTATTCAAACCAATGCCACCTTAATTAATCAAAAATGGTGTGATTTATTTAAAAAACATGATGTGTTAGTTGGAGTGAGTCTTGATGGCCCTGATTTTATCCATGATGCTCATCGTAAAACCCGCAAAGGAACTGGAAGTCATGAAAGTACGATGCGGGGAATTTCACTATTACAAAAAAATGATATTCCGGTTTATATTATTGCTGTCCTCACCGAACAATCTTTAGATTATCCCGATGAAATCTTTAACTTTTTTATCGAAAATAACCTGACTGATGTGGGGTTTAATTTAGAAGAAACAGAAGGGGTTCATCAATCTTCTTCCCTAGCCAACCGAGAACTTGAAAACCGATATAAAGCCTTTATTAAGCGAATCTGGGATTTAACCGCCGAAAACCAAGGACAATTTAAAATCCGAGAATTTGAAAACCTCGGTAGCGTTATTTATAATGATTGTCGTTTAGATAAAACCGATATGAATTCTCCCTTTGTAATTGTCAGTGTTGATTATCAAGGGAATTTTTCAACGTTTGACCCGGAATTATTATCGGTTAAAACCAAAGACTATGGAGATTTTATTTTAGGTCATGTATTAACCGATAGTTTGGAGTCGGTTTGTGAGACAGAAAAATTCCATAAAATTTATCACGATATGAAAGCAGGGGTAGAAAAATGTCGGCAAACCTGTCAATATTTCGGAGTTTGTGGGGGTGGCGCAGGAAGTAACAAATATTGGGAAAATGGAACCTTTACTTCTACAGAAACCCATGCTTGCCGTTATCGAACTCAAATTATTACAGATGTTATTTTAGAGGAATTAGAAAAAATCTATCATATAGCAGGGAACAGGGAACAGGGAACAGGGAACAGGGAATAA
- the grrA gene encoding GrrA/OscA1 family cyclophane-containing rSAM-modified RiPP, with translation MKIQTATGFVGFILSLSALNVAVAEAKTASISPSSEQSMTTIEQRLSRLSATVKAQQEQLSESAQLPPNIGIGLGWANGNGRGWVNGRGGGGWVNGRGGGGWADGGGGFFNRR, from the coding sequence ATGAAAATTCAAACAGCTACCGGATTTGTCGGTTTTATTTTATCTCTTTCAGCTTTAAATGTTGCTGTCGCAGAAGCTAAAACTGCATCTATATCTCCATCTTCTGAACAATCTATGACCACTATTGAACAACGGTTGTCTCGGTTATCGGCTACGGTGAAAGCTCAACAAGAACAACTCTCTGAATCTGCACAATTACCCCCAAATATCGGCATTGGCCTAGGTTGGGCTAATGGTAACGGTCGAGGTTGGGTAAATGGTCGTGGTGGTGGAGGTTGGGTAAATGGTCGTGGTGGTGGAGGTTGGGCTGATGGGGGGGGCGGTTTCTTTAATCGCCGTTAG
- the grrP gene encoding extracellular substrate binding-like orphan protein GrrP — translation MIKKTVLTVLMSLGLTLGFSLTSHAETVLERAARTGTLTVGTLTEAVPLSYVNDKGQLVGYSVDLVNLIKARVEEQLGRSIQIDFVTITPENVMPKMQGEEIDLACNVGFTWNRDLFVDFSVPLARSGTTLLLKAGSSLGSPESLQGKRIGVLPKTIAEQVIKLVQPNATFVSISTLEEGFKAVASGSIDALASDMIALEGYRQTVSQPNAFMTTVNQPYNREGIACIVPENNSKFLDIVNYSIIRLMQGYLDGEASSVEIVNRWFGPQGIITVDPKLIQDYFTEVVNSREQIRISK, via the coding sequence ATGATTAAAAAAACAGTGTTGACGGTATTAATGAGTTTAGGATTAACTTTGGGTTTTTCCTTAACAAGCCATGCAGAAACAGTTTTAGAACGGGCGGCGCGGACAGGAACTTTAACCGTTGGAACTTTAACGGAAGCCGTTCCTTTATCTTATGTGAATGATAAAGGTCAATTAGTCGGTTATTCGGTAGATTTAGTGAATTTAATTAAAGCACGAGTTGAAGAACAATTGGGACGCTCAATTCAAATTGATTTTGTCACAATCACCCCTGAAAACGTAATGCCGAAGATGCAGGGGGAAGAAATTGATTTAGCTTGTAATGTTGGTTTTACTTGGAATCGGGATTTATTTGTTGATTTCTCTGTACCTTTAGCCAGAAGTGGTACAACCCTTTTATTAAAAGCAGGAAGTAGTTTAGGTTCTCCCGAATCTTTACAAGGTAAACGCATTGGTGTGTTACCTAAAACGATTGCAGAACAGGTGATTAAATTGGTTCAACCCAATGCAACATTTGTTTCAATTTCTACCTTGGAAGAAGGATTTAAAGCCGTTGCTTCAGGGAGTATTGATGCCTTAGCATCCGATATGATTGCTTTAGAAGGATATCGTCAAACTGTCAGCCAACCGAATGCGTTTATGACCACCGTTAATCAACCTTATAATCGAGAAGGAATTGCCTGTATCGTTCCTGAAAATAACTCTAAATTCTTGGATATTGTCAACTATTCAATTATCCGACTCATGCAAGGTTATCTTGATGGAGAAGCGAGTTCTGTTGAAATTGTTAATCGTTGGTTTGGCCCCCAGGGAATTATAACTGTTGACCCCAAGTTAATTCAAGACTATTTTACAGAGGTCGTTAACTCCAGAGAACAAATTCGGATTAGTAAATAA
- a CDS encoding superoxide dismutase family protein, with translation MAILKKINSLFWGCLLTLVFLVSCTQPNSSEANNALKAQAVVQGTSESQLSGTVTLTQIQTDSILPLVRVQAEINGLPANTKHGFHIHQKGSCEPDFNAALCLILIQGLLEKQILMLTIRFTWEIYPI, from the coding sequence ATGGCAATCCTAAAAAAGATCAATTCTCTTTTCTGGGGATGTTTATTAACCTTAGTATTTCTAGTCAGTTGTACTCAACCCAATAGTTCGGAAGCGAATAATGCTTTAAAAGCTCAGGCTGTTGTGCAGGGAACCTCAGAATCACAGTTATCAGGAACAGTAACCTTAACACAAATTCAAACCGATAGTATTTTACCGTTAGTGAGGGTTCAAGCCGAAATTAATGGCTTACCTGCTAATACAAAACACGGGTTTCATATTCATCAAAAAGGCAGTTGTGAACCGGATTTTAACGCGGCCTTGTGTCTCATTTTGATCCAGGGCCTTTTGGAGAAACAAATCCTGATGCTAACCATCCGTTTCACATGGGAGATTTACCCAATTTAG
- a CDS encoding superoxide dismutase family protein, protein MGDLPNLVADANGKAVLTYTTNRVSLSPGPLSLFDEDGSAFIVHVDEDKGTTGVKGGAGGGRLGCGVIQLNA, encoded by the coding sequence ATGGGAGATTTACCCAATTTAGTGGCAGATGCGAATGGAAAAGCCGTGTTAACTTACACCACAAATCGGGTGAGTTTATCACCAGGGCCATTAAGTTTATTTGATGAAGATGGTAGCGCATTTATTGTTCATGTTGATGAAGATAAAGGTACAACTGGAGTCAAAGGCGGTGCTGGAGGGGGACGTTTAGGCTGTGGAGTGATTCAGTTAAATGCTTAA
- a CDS encoding winged helix-turn-helix domain-containing protein — translation MQGFSETDRRGLDSDSGRVSINQSVIPLTATEYNLLELFLRNPERIFSRSAILDRLWGFDDAPTERAIITHIKDLRKKLKNGGLTEEIIETVYGMGYRLKPDSPLENSSQKGDSKEQSRIKVQAEIKKLLDSFRGVISEQIAVLERAKIALLTGKLDPELKQSATLEAHKLAGSLATFGYPNGSHLARMIEHLLIHDSPLTSTEIAQFSEQVTALRQEFNKPNPNE, via the coding sequence ATGCAAGGTTTTTCGGAAACTGACAGAAGAGGGTTAGACTCCGATTCGGGTCGAGTCAGCATTAATCAAAGTGTTATTCCTCTGACAGCAACAGAATATAATTTACTAGAATTATTCCTGCGAAATCCTGAACGAATTTTTAGCCGCAGTGCCATTCTGGATCGCCTTTGGGGATTTGATGATGCCCCAACAGAACGGGCTATTATTACTCATATTAAAGATTTACGCAAGAAACTTAAAAATGGGGGCTTAACAGAAGAAATTATTGAAACCGTTTATGGCATGGGATATCGACTTAAGCCGGATTCTCCACTAGAAAATTCATCCCAAAAGGGGGACTCTAAAGAACAATCTCGGATTAAAGTTCAAGCTGAAATTAAAAAATTGTTGGACAGTTTTAGAGGGGTAATTAGCGAACAAATAGCCGTATTAGAACGAGCAAAAATTGCTTTATTAACGGGAAAATTAGATCCAGAGTTAAAACAATCTGCCACACTAGAAGCCCATAAATTAGCCGGATCATTAGCAACCTTTGGATATCCCAATGGCTCCCACCTAGCCCGGATGATTGAGCATTTACTAATCCATGATTCCCCCCTAACCTCAACAGAAATCGCCCAGTTTTCTGAACAAGTCACTGCCTTAAGACAAGAATTCAACAAACCCAATCCAAATGAGTGA
- a CDS encoding PAS domain S-box protein codes for MRLYQRFLPYAVAMSLTAIAFLLSLWLEPLLVRTVGAFFYIAIILSTGYGSFRAGIVAVILSTVAIDYAFIPPKYQFVLTQPQDFLRLGVFLVVALMINLLNSRLVESKKKIERLSQQLAQENAEQLRIALSAAQMGMWDWNILTGELKASPEAEQLSGWVAGTYDQRYETFLARLHPEDVNGFNQAVAQAIQTHQIYQYEYRIIWLDGSIHWVEGRGQTFYNETGQAVRMMGTIINIDERKQTQLDLKKSNIELEQRVLERTGELTQTSHLLEQSETQFQYLVANVPGGIYTIIHAPDGSVRFDYVSPAFCAIFEWESEPILNNSSLIFEQFYLEDIPVYKALLTHSLQTLEPLEHELRIITPSGQLKWVHARAVAHLQADGSIIRYGIVRDISERKQIEESLEKTLQQLSFHIENTPLATVIWDSQMRVQYWSKQAEKILGWTAEEVFGKTMYEWQFIFERDEEMVNRKAQDLFRGQPIICRNRNYRKDGTVIDCEWYNSALLDESGNLVSVLSFAQDITQRNRLEQALKVSEEKYRQIIDLANEGVWIIDAEGYTTFVNPRMAEMLGYTVAEMMDQSLFVFMDEEERAFATAQLEARRQGISEQHDFKFRCKDGSELWCIIGTNPIINEAGQFMGALGMITDISDRKRIEKALLDSEEKFRQMMMGIVEIYPHDIFHLSSNLATTEFFGIESDTLQNHFASEIGVQQEYIEMWLNYYREAECTGVPVKFQYLHRTETTQKWLSATVCPIVNSSTHRTLFSFVVEDITERKHAEEALRQKSRKEELLFSITQAIRQSLDLHAILNNAVTQVRQTLQTDRAAIYQFNPDWSGDFVIESVAPGWLKLVGDQVQKSWEDTYLQDTQGGRFRNKENFIVNDIYTAGLQPCHIELLEQFQAKSYAVFPIFLGETVWGLLAIYQNSTSRQWQSWEIELLQEIASQLSIAIQQSDLYRQLKLELQERKQTEAVLREAERRWRSLLDNVQLIVVELDCNGNINYVNPFLLSLTGYDKTEVLGQSWFEKFCPNEIQDSMQVVFSEILTQNHHPYYRNAILTKSGETRLIAWNNTVLQDLQGKIIGMISIGEDVTERQKIEKIKDEFIGIVSHELRTPLTAIQMSLGLLNTGIYAQKPEKFRRMIEIALLDTKRLVNLVNDILDLERLESGRAILDKTVCNATDLMQQAVDGIQAIASQEQISLVIILSDAEVWVAADAIIQTLTNLLSNAMKFSPAHSTIHLSAEPQADCVLFKVRDHGRGIPTDKLEAIFGRFQQVDGSDSREKGGTGLGLAICRSIIEQHGGRIWAESILNEGSTFFFTLPFPVKF; via the coding sequence ATGAGACTGTATCAGCGATTTTTACCTTATGCAGTTGCTATGAGTTTAACCGCTATTGCCTTTCTTCTCTCTCTTTGGCTAGAACCGCTTTTAGTTCGCACAGTTGGAGCATTTTTCTACATTGCCATTATTCTGAGTACCGGGTATGGAAGCTTTCGAGCCGGAATTGTAGCCGTTATCCTATCTACAGTAGCCATTGATTATGCCTTTATCCCCCCCAAGTATCAATTTGTACTGACTCAACCCCAGGATTTCTTGCGGTTAGGTGTTTTCCTCGTAGTCGCCCTAATGATTAATCTCCTCAATAGCAGACTTGTAGAAAGTAAAAAAAAGATTGAACGATTAAGTCAACAATTAGCCCAGGAAAATGCAGAACAATTACGCATAGCCCTATCAGCAGCCCAGATGGGAATGTGGGATTGGAATATCTTAACTGGAGAACTCAAAGCATCACCGGAAGCCGAACAGTTATCGGGGTGGGTTGCAGGTACATATGATCAGCGATATGAAACCTTCCTCGCTCGCTTGCACCCAGAGGATGTTAACGGTTTTAATCAAGCCGTCGCACAAGCGATCCAAACACACCAGATTTATCAGTACGAGTATCGAATTATTTGGCTCGATGGCAGTATTCATTGGGTAGAAGGACGGGGACAGACCTTTTATAACGAAACAGGCCAAGCCGTGCGGATGATGGGCACGATCATAAATATTGACGAGCGTAAACAGACACAACTTGACCTAAAAAAATCGAATATTGAACTCGAACAACGGGTATTAGAAAGAACGGGAGAACTGACTCAAACCAGTCATCTTTTGGAACAAAGTGAAACTCAATTTCAATACCTGGTTGCCAATGTACCTGGAGGGATTTATACCATTATTCATGCCCCGGATGGTTCCGTTCGATTTGATTATGTTAGTCCTGCCTTTTGCGCTATTTTTGAATGGGAGTCCGAGCCAATTCTCAACAATAGTTCTCTCATATTTGAACAATTTTATTTAGAAGATATTCCGGTCTATAAAGCCTTATTAACTCACTCTCTGCAAACCCTAGAACCCTTGGAACACGAGTTGCGAATTATTACCCCATCGGGTCAGTTAAAGTGGGTTCATGCCCGTGCCGTTGCACATCTTCAAGCAGATGGCAGTATTATTAGATATGGAATTGTTCGAGATATTAGTGAACGCAAACAAATTGAAGAATCACTGGAGAAAACCCTGCAACAATTAAGTTTTCATATCGAAAATACACCCTTGGCTACGGTCATTTGGGATTCTCAAATGAGGGTACAATATTGGTCAAAACAAGCTGAGAAGATTTTGGGTTGGACGGCGGAAGAAGTCTTCGGTAAAACTATGTACGAATGGCAGTTTATCTTTGAAAGAGATGAAGAAATGGTTAACCGCAAGGCGCAAGACTTATTCAGAGGTCAACCCATCATTTGCCGTAATCGCAATTATCGCAAAGATGGCACGGTGATTGATTGTGAATGGTACAACTCGGCTCTTTTGGATGAATCAGGAAATTTAGTCTCGGTTCTCTCCTTTGCACAGGATATCACTCAACGAAACCGACTAGAACAAGCTCTCAAGGTCAGCGAGGAGAAGTATCGTCAGATTATTGACCTGGCTAATGAAGGGGTCTGGATCATTGATGCAGAAGGCTATACCACGTTTGTCAATCCTCGGATGGCTGAAATGTTAGGCTATACGGTGGCAGAAATGATGGATCAATCTTTGTTTGTCTTTATGGATGAAGAGGAACGAGCGTTCGCTACGGCTCAGTTGGAAGCTCGCCGTCAGGGAATTTCTGAGCAACATGACTTTAAGTTTCGCTGTAAAGATGGTTCAGAGTTGTGGTGCATTATCGGCACTAACCCAATTATCAATGAGGCGGGACAGTTTATGGGGGCATTGGGTATGATTACCGATATTAGCGATCGCAAACGGATTGAAAAAGCCCTCCTCGATAGCGAAGAAAAGTTTCGGCAAATGATGATGGGTATCGTTGAAATTTACCCCCATGATATCTTTCATCTTTCGAGTAATCTTGCCACCACCGAGTTTTTTGGCATTGAATCTGATACCCTGCAAAATCACTTTGCCAGCGAGATCGGTGTCCAGCAAGAGTATATAGAAATGTGGCTTAATTACTATCGGGAAGCAGAATGCACGGGTGTTCCTGTAAAATTTCAATATCTGCATCGCACTGAAACAACTCAGAAATGGCTATCGGCTACGGTTTGCCCTATTGTTAACAGTTCTACTCACAGAACCCTATTTTCCTTTGTGGTTGAGGATATCACCGAGCGCAAACACGCGGAAGAAGCCTTACGCCAGAAATCGAGAAAGGAAGAGCTACTGTTTTCTATCACTCAAGCCATTCGCCAATCGTTAGATCTCCATGCCATTCTCAATAATGCGGTAACACAAGTTAGACAAACTTTACAAACGGATCGGGCTGCTATTTATCAATTTAATCCCGATTGGAGTGGGGATTTTGTTATCGAGTCAGTGGCTCCGGGTTGGCTCAAATTGGTGGGAGATCAGGTTCAAAAATCTTGGGAAGATACCTATCTCCAAGATACTCAAGGCGGTCGTTTCCGTAATAAAGAAAACTTTATTGTTAATGATATTTACACGGCTGGGCTTCAACCGTGTCATATTGAATTATTAGAACAATTTCAAGCTAAAAGTTATGCGGTTTTCCCGATTTTTTTAGGAGAAACGGTTTGGGGATTGTTAGCAATTTACCAAAATTCTACCTCTCGTCAATGGCAATCCTGGGAAATCGAATTATTACAAGAAATCGCTAGTCAATTGTCGATCGCAATTCAGCAATCGGATCTGTATCGACAACTTAAACTGGAACTCCAAGAACGCAAACAAACCGAAGCGGTATTACGAGAAGCGGAACGACGTTGGCGATCGCTGTTGGATAATGTGCAGTTAATTGTTGTCGAACTCGATTGCAACGGCAATATTAACTATGTTAATCCTTTTTTATTGAGTTTAACTGGCTATGACAAGACAGAAGTTTTGGGTCAAAGCTGGTTTGAAAAATTCTGTCCTAACGAGATTCAAGACTCAATGCAAGTAGTTTTTTCAGAAATTTTAACTCAAAATCATCATCCCTATTATCGCAATGCTATCTTGACAAAATCCGGGGAAACACGATTGATTGCTTGGAATAATACGGTGCTGCAAGATTTACAGGGAAAGATTATTGGAATGATTAGTATTGGCGAAGATGTTACTGAACGGCAAAAAATTGAAAAAATTAAGGATGAATTTATTGGAATTGTTAGCCATGAACTTCGCACCCCTTTGACCGCCATTCAAATGTCCTTGGGACTTTTAAATACAGGAATTTATGCTCAAAAACCTGAAAAGTTCCGACGCATGATTGAGATTGCGTTATTAGATACCAAGCGGTTAGTGAATTTGGTTAATGATATTTTAGATTTAGAACGGTTGGAGTCGGGACGAGCGATTCTCGATAAAACCGTTTGTAACGCTACGGATTTAATGCAGCAAGCGGTCGATGGAATACAGGCGATCGCTTCTCAAGAACAAATCTCCTTAGTGATTATCCTTAGCGATGCCGAAGTCTGGGTTGCGGCAGATGCTATTATTCAGACCTTGACAAATTTACTCAGTAATGCTATGAAATTTTCCCCTGCCCATTCCACGATTCACCTGAGTGCAGAACCCCAGGCTGATTGTGTTTTGTTCAAAGTCAGGGATCACGGACGGGGTATTCCAACCGATAAGCTAGAAGCAATTTTTGGTCGTTTTCAACAAGTTGATGGATCGGACTCCCGTGAAAAAGGAGGAACAGGTTTAGGATTAGCCATCTGTCGCAGTATTATTGAGCAGCACGGTGGAAGGATCTGGGCTGAGAGTATACTAAACGAAGGTAGTACATTTTTCTTCACTCTCCCCTTTCCCGTCAAGTTTTGA
- a CDS encoding response regulator — protein MKGKQILVVDDEEHLRELVRMCLEDLAGWETLGAASGEQCLQILETERPDAILLDVSMPGMDGITVYERIQSNSSTGSIPVILLTARVLPSDRAKFAQMGVYGVISKPIQPQTLITEVAEILGWDEFITSE, from the coding sequence ATGAAAGGTAAACAAATTCTAGTCGTTGATGATGAAGAACATCTACGGGAACTGGTGCGGATGTGCCTCGAAGACCTAGCCGGATGGGAAACCCTAGGAGCAGCATCGGGTGAGCAATGTTTACAAATCCTTGAAACTGAACGACCAGATGCCATTTTGCTGGATGTATCGATGCCGGGAATGGATGGAATTACTGTATATGAACGCATTCAGTCGAATTCTAGCACGGGTTCAATTCCTGTCATTTTACTCACCGCCAGAGTGTTACCCAGTGATCGAGCCAAATTTGCCCAGATGGGTGTTTATGGGGTGATTTCTAAACCCATTCAACCTCAGACCTTAATCACAGAAGTAGCAGAGATTTTAGGATGGGATGAATTTATTACATCAGAGTAA
- a CDS encoding serine hydrolase, with protein sequence MTFFHSDEQLETLGKGIIDATRTQFPSVAENQLAMTWLVYDPPISVNTGGALTPEEFWKYPVRGFHYRGIERIYPASIVKLFYLLAVFEWKEKGMLRTTPELERATRDMMIDSSNDATSLVVDVLTGTTSGPELPIGPFETWKSQRNLVNRYLKTLNWPEFESINVNQKTWCDGAYGRERIFLGELMENRNMLTTNATARLLHSIIGGVAVSSMASGQMMKLIKRSLDPKELAENPENQVTGFLGGGLPKTAKLWSKAGHTSQVRHDAAYIELPSARPSVLVVFTEGKAQSKNQELLPFISQKVVEAMKTL encoded by the coding sequence ATGACTTTTTTCCATTCCGATGAACAATTAGAAACCCTGGGCAAAGGCATTATAGATGCAACGCGCACACAATTTCCATCTGTAGCCGAAAATCAACTCGCCATGACCTGGTTAGTATATGACCCCCCCATTTCGGTCAATACCGGAGGCGCCTTAACCCCGGAAGAGTTTTGGAAATATCCTGTTCGTGGATTTCATTATCGGGGAATTGAACGAATTTATCCGGCTAGTATTGTGAAATTGTTTTATTTATTAGCTGTTTTTGAATGGAAAGAAAAGGGGATGTTACGGACAACCCCAGAATTAGAACGGGCGACGAGAGATATGATGATTGATTCAAGTAATGATGCCACCAGTTTAGTCGTTGATGTGTTAACGGGAACCACCAGTGGCCCCGAATTACCCATAGGGCCGTTCGAAACGTGGAAAAGTCAACGTAATTTGGTCAACCGTTATCTGAAAACCCTCAACTGGCCGGAATTTGAATCGATTAATGTTAATCAAAAAACGTGGTGTGATGGCGCCTATGGTCGGGAACGAATTTTTTTAGGAGAATTAATGGAAAATCGCAATATGTTAACCACGAATGCAACAGCAAGATTATTGCATAGTATTATTGGTGGTGTTGCGGTTTCTTCTATGGCTTCGGGTCAGATGATGAAATTAATCAAACGCAGTCTTGACCCCAAAGAGTTAGCAGAAAATCCAGAAAATCAAGTTACGGGTTTTTTGGGTGGTGGACTCCCGAAAACTGCAAAATTGTGGTCAAAAGCAGGTCATACTAGCCAAGTTCGTCATGATGCTGCTTATATTGAACTTCCTTCTGCTCGACCATCCGTATTAGTGGTATTTACAGAAGGAAAAGCTCAAAGTAAAAATCAAGAACTCTTACCGTTTATTTCCCAAAAGGTTGTAGAAGCAATGAAAACCCTTTAA
- a CDS encoding C40 family peptidase, with product MVECLSDSIEYICRENLDLYDSSECKTLATQARKGRYLRWLPEPQNQINRSTSILVQLCEDDYTAWLPTGDQNHLEMATQPYHAPVFSDAEIQAAIPQVIEFTQAAMETPNYYLWGGTVSPNYDCSGLMQAAFASAGIWIPRDAYQQEAFTQPITFHRDPLDFSSLLSGDLIFFGTPQKATHVGLYLTEGQYIHSSGREHGRNGIKIDVLSPEGDACIQYYFQQLRGVGRVISSYQPTASTHSLGL from the coding sequence ATGGTTGAATGTTTATCAGATTCGATTGAGTATATCTGTAGAGAGAATTTAGATCTCTATGATTCGAGCGAGTGCAAAACTTTAGCGACGCAAGCGAGAAAAGGACGTTATTTACGTTGGCTTCCTGAACCCCAAAATCAGATTAATCGTTCAACGAGTATTTTAGTACAACTCTGCGAAGACGATTATACGGCTTGGTTACCCACGGGTGATCAAAACCATTTAGAGATGGCGACTCAACCTTATCACGCCCCGGTTTTCTCCGATGCTGAAATTCAAGCGGCCATTCCCCAGGTTATTGAGTTTACTCAAGCTGCAATGGAAACCCCCAATTATTATCTGTGGGGAGGGACAGTTAGCCCTAATTATGATTGTTCGGGTTTAATGCAAGCTGCATTTGCTTCGGCGGGAATTTGGATACCGAGAGATGCGTATCAACAGGAAGCCTTTACACAACCGATAACCTTCCATCGAGACCCTTTAGATTTTTCTAGTCTTCTTTCTGGGGATTTAATCTTTTTTGGAACGCCCCAAAAAGCCACCCACGTTGGATTGTACCTCACAGAAGGACAATATATCCACAGTTCGGGGCGTGAACACGGTCGAAATGGAATTAAAATAGATGTCTTATCACCAGAAGGGGATGCCTGTATTCAGTATTATTTTCAACAGTTGCGAGGGGTAGGACGAGTCATTTCTAGTTATCAACCTACTGCTTCAACTCACTCATTAGGACTCTAA